The Devosia sp. MC521 genome has a segment encoding these proteins:
- a CDS encoding ABC transporter permease subunit codes for MTSAHEPTIPPPRRLKPWNAVERSLRKVGITGRMLVLAAPALWLFIFFLVPLAVVFGISLATKQFGRPPYSALLSTEDGTVQLTLHLSNYIRLFTDNLYIAAYLSSIRIAAIATVITLFVGYPMAYAIARAPDRWRNILLMLVVLPFFTSFLLRVYALSGFMRGNGVINQFLGMFGIPPLVMMQTDFAVYVGIVYTYLPFMILPLYTTLVKLDSSLFEAAADLGARPVLTFLTVTLPLSLPGIIAGSMLVFIPAIGEFVIPSLLGGPETLMIGRVLWDEFFTAANWPRAAAVACAMLLVVVVPIMLLQKVQSSMVEK; via the coding sequence ATGACTTCAGCTCACGAACCAACCATCCCTCCGCCCCGACGGCTAAAACCCTGGAACGCGGTTGAGCGCTCATTGCGTAAAGTGGGCATCACCGGCCGCATGCTGGTGTTGGCCGCTCCTGCGCTTTGGCTGTTCATCTTCTTTCTGGTGCCACTCGCGGTTGTTTTCGGCATCTCGCTGGCGACCAAGCAATTCGGCCGTCCGCCCTATTCAGCACTCCTGAGCACCGAAGACGGCACCGTGCAGCTCACCCTGCATTTGAGCAACTACATCCGGCTTTTCACCGATAATCTTTATATCGCAGCTTACCTGAGCTCGATCCGGATTGCCGCGATCGCAACGGTGATCACGCTGTTCGTTGGCTACCCAATGGCCTATGCCATTGCGCGTGCGCCCGACCGGTGGCGCAACATCTTGCTGATGTTGGTGGTTCTGCCGTTCTTCACATCCTTCCTGCTGCGTGTTTATGCCCTCTCGGGCTTTATGCGTGGCAATGGCGTCATCAACCAGTTCTTGGGCATGTTCGGCATTCCGCCTCTGGTGATGATGCAGACCGACTTTGCCGTCTATGTCGGCATTGTTTACACCTACCTGCCCTTTATGATCCTGCCGCTCTATACGACGCTGGTGAAGCTCGACAGCTCACTGTTCGAGGCCGCAGCAGACCTTGGCGCGCGCCCTGTGCTGACTTTCCTCACGGTTACCCTGCCGCTCTCGCTGCCGGGCATTATCGCGGGGTCGATGCTGGTGTTCATTCCAGCCATTGGCGAGTTCGTCATTCCCTCGCTCTTGGGCGGTCCTGAAACACTCATGATCGGCCGCGTGTTGTGGGACGAGTTCTTCACCGCCGCCAACTGGCCGCGAGCTGCAGCTGTCGCCTGCGCCATGCTGCTTGTCGTCGTCGTTCCCATCATGCTCCTCCAAAAGGTGCAAAGCTCAATGGTGGAGAAGTAA
- a CDS encoding ABC transporter permease subunit, whose translation MFSRGWFLPIAAALGFSFLYAPIVSLVIFSFNESSLVTVWSGFSTKWYSALFNDPQLLGAAWLSLQIAALAATIALVLGTLAAVALVRFRRFKGRTLFSGMVSAPLVMPDVITGLSLLLLFVAMESMLGWPRGRGMMTIVIAHATFCTAYVCVVVQSRLADFDRSLEEAAMDLGASPVRTFFDVTLPIIAPALVSGWLLGFTLSLDDLVIASFVSGPGSSTLPMVIFSKVRLGVSPDVNALATIIIGIVAAGVLLATLLQLRGRPKKKARA comes from the coding sequence ATGTTCTCACGTGGATGGTTTTTGCCCATCGCCGCAGCACTTGGCTTCTCCTTCCTCTATGCGCCAATCGTGTCGCTGGTCATCTTCTCGTTCAACGAAAGCAGCCTCGTCACGGTTTGGTCGGGCTTTTCGACCAAGTGGTACTCCGCGCTCTTTAACGACCCGCAGCTCTTGGGTGCTGCCTGGCTGAGCCTACAGATCGCAGCACTTGCAGCAACAATAGCGCTTGTGCTCGGCACGCTTGCGGCAGTGGCGCTCGTGCGCTTCCGCCGCTTTAAGGGCCGTACACTGTTCTCAGGAATGGTGTCGGCCCCGCTGGTCATGCCTGACGTGATCACGGGCCTGTCGCTGCTTTTGCTCTTCGTGGCCATGGAATCCATGCTGGGTTGGCCGCGCGGTCGCGGGATGATGACCATCGTCATCGCCCACGCCACGTTCTGTACGGCCTATGTCTGCGTTGTGGTTCAGTCGCGCCTTGCTGATTTCGACCGGAGCCTTGAAGAAGCAGCGATGGATCTGGGCGCGAGCCCTGTTCGCACCTTCTTTGACGTAACCTTGCCGATCATTGCGCCGGCCCTCGTATCGGGTTGGCTCTTGGGCTTCACCCTCTCGCTCGACGATCTTGTGATCGCCAGCTTTGTCTCGGGCCCAGGCTCGTCGACCCTGCCAATGGTGATTTTCTCCAAGGTCCGCCTTGGCGTGTCGCCTGACGTAAATGCGCTTGCGACCATAATAATTGGCATTGTTGCGGCGGGTGTACTGCTGGCAACCTTGTTGCAATTGCGCGGACGACCCAAGAAAAAGGCTCGTGCGTAA
- the purU gene encoding formyltetrahydrofolate deformylase gives MSSANFVLTLSCIDRPGIVAAVTTELAGLNANIAESNQFWDKETGRFFMRIAFTAPDGLSREAIENALKSPIARFDMQTALSDESIRKRIVIMVSKFDHTLLHLLYQIRVGWLNADVAAIVSNHEDARKIAEDAGIPYHYLPVTKDTKADQEAKVLEIVRDSGADLVVLARYMQVLSDKLSTRLFGQVINIHHSFLPSFKGAKPYHQAHERGVKIIGATAHYVTPDLDEGPIIEQETARVTHALSADDLVAAGRDIESRVLARAVKFHLENRVMLNGRKTVVFG, from the coding sequence GTGTCCTCGGCTAATTTTGTTCTGACCCTATCCTGCATCGACCGTCCGGGTATTGTGGCTGCCGTCACAACAGAACTGGCGGGCCTGAATGCCAATATCGCTGAGAGCAATCAGTTCTGGGATAAGGAAACCGGTCGCTTCTTTATGCGCATCGCCTTTACCGCACCGGATGGGCTGAGCCGCGAAGCTATTGAAAATGCGCTGAAATCGCCAATCGCTCGCTTCGATATGCAAACCGCGTTGAGCGACGAGAGCATTCGCAAGCGTATCGTGATCATGGTTTCAAAGTTCGACCACACGCTCTTGCACCTGCTCTACCAGATCCGTGTGGGCTGGCTAAATGCCGACGTTGCAGCGATCGTTTCGAACCATGAAGATGCGCGCAAGATCGCAGAAGATGCAGGGATTCCATACCATTACCTGCCTGTGACCAAAGACACCAAGGCCGATCAAGAAGCCAAGGTACTTGAGATTGTGCGCGACAGTGGCGCTGATCTTGTCGTGCTCGCCCGCTATATGCAAGTGCTGTCGGACAAGCTCTCGACCCGTCTGTTCGGTCAGGTCATCAACATCCACCACTCGTTCCTGCCGAGCTTTAAGGGCGCCAAGCCCTACCATCAGGCGCATGAGCGTGGCGTGAAAATCATTGGCGCTACAGCGCATTACGTCACGCCAGACCTCGATGAAGGTCCGATTATCGAGCAGGAAACTGCCCGCGTGACTCATGCCCTGAGCGCTGATGATCTGGTGGCCGCTGGCCGCGATATCGAAAGCCGCGTTCTGGCGCGTGCGGTGAAATTCCATTTGGAAAACCGCGTGATGCTCAATGGCCGTAAAACGGTTGTATTTGGCTGA
- a CDS encoding Rrf2 family transcriptional regulator, with the protein MISQKAKYALRALVALARTAPGETRMIGEISRDQAIPKKFLEQILLELKRAGIVTSRRGRMGGYGLVRAPSEITYGEVLRLIDGPIAPLPCLSKIAYRKCVDCQDEASCEIRHVFERVTLATREVLDRTSLADSLNLADIEIDAVA; encoded by the coding sequence ATGATTTCTCAAAAGGCCAAATACGCCTTGCGCGCTCTGGTTGCTCTCGCCCGCACCGCTCCGGGCGAGACCCGTATGATCGGCGAAATCTCCCGCGATCAGGCCATCCCAAAAAAGTTCCTGGAGCAAATTCTCTTGGAATTAAAACGGGCTGGCATCGTCACCAGCCGCCGCGGACGCATGGGCGGATACGGGCTTGTGCGTGCGCCATCGGAGATTACCTACGGAGAAGTACTTAGGCTAATCGATGGTCCAATCGCCCCGCTCCCCTGCCTTTCAAAGATCGCTTATCGCAAGTGCGTTGATTGCCAGGATGAAGCGTCCTGCGAAATTCGACATGTTTTTGAACGGGTTACACTCGCAACGCGTGAAGTTCTGGATCGCACCAGCCTCGCGGACTCGCTCAATCTGGCTGATATCGAAATCGACGCTGTAGCCTAA